The sequence below is a genomic window from Bactrocera neohumeralis isolate Rockhampton chromosome 4, APGP_CSIRO_Bneo_wtdbg2-racon-allhic-juicebox.fasta_v2, whole genome shotgun sequence.
AGTGGCGACGTTCACTCACCAAAAATGAGTTATTATTATCTTGTTGTTCTCTACTTTGTCTATGTATACTGCTGTAGCTTTGACGTTCACTAGGGAAAACCGAACTCGATGGCTCCTCGTGCAAGTTTAAAATACTCTTGCGATGAATTTTACCATTCGATGTAAGACTACCTATCTGATTGGAATCGTTAGAAATAGATTTTCGATGAAATACTGAGTTCGTAACGTTCGTATCGGCAGTGAAGTCGCTTCTTCGATGATGAAAATGTTTGGATACTGTAGCAGCTGAAGAACTAGATTTCGTTTTTGACGAGCAGCTTTCAACGGCTGTGGACTTTTGTTGAGTGGTATGTGTTTGATCTGACATAAATTTAGCCGATCCAGCAGCGTTTAGCTTTGCTGATGCGCTCTGCATTTCTCCAAACTTGCATTGGGTGGAGTGTGTTTGACCGGTGACTTCTCCCATTGTTGTACTGGATAATACTCTTTCAGAAGTGTTGCCAATTTTACTAGTTTTGAATTGTGCCGAGGAGGACTCATGCGACGAAGCGTTCATGCGGGTATcaatcattttattttcctttctaATACGATTTTCGGTCATAGAAATTGCCTCGTCGTGTTTATTTTCAACGTTTACAATGTTCTTAACATTGTTGGTCTTTGCAACATTCTCTATGACATTCACTCTCTCTTGTCGTTTAACATATTCTGTTTCTGGTTCTTTCTTAACCCGACCACCTATTACTGTAGTTACCTTTTTCGTCGATACTACTACTAAACCGTCAACGGGTTTATCCGAACTTACATTTGCGGCAGGAATTGCTTGTTTGCCAGAAACAAAGTTCATTTGATTAGTCGTTTTCAAAATGGCGTTATCCTCTCCAAGAGTTATAGATGATTTGTTATGAGAATACTTCGATCGGACAGCCTTTTGTACTACTTTAGTGCTGTCTAATCTTGAACTTTGCTTTTCATTGTAGTCATCTCTTCTGGAAACCTGAAGAGTGCCCTCTAGTTTGAGATTGTCTACTGGACGTTTTACAACCACCTTTTCAGTAgcagttttcaaaagtttagaATCGGTTCTATCTGTAGATGAAATATACATGTGTCCTTCTGGCCTAAGATTATCTTCCGGTTTTACTTGTTTTGGACGCTCAGCCGGCTGATATTGCTGTTTTTCCTTACTGTAGAAAGTGCCTTCAGGTTTAAGGTTATTACGTGGCACAATTTTGTCTGGTCTCTTAACACCCACGTGCTTTTCCGTCTCTGTAAAGGTCATCTCCCCCTCCATTCTTAAATTATCTTTGTGAATGACTCGTCTCACTTTTTCAGCCGGTTTAAATCCGGGTTTATCAGGAGTGTAAAATTCACCCTCCGTTCTTAAATTATCAGAGGGTACAACCTTTTCGGGCCTATTTACATACTGATACTGATTTTTCTCTGCAAACGTCATTTCTCCTTCCATGTGTAAATTATCTTTTCGGACAATGCGTTTTGTTTTCTCGGCGGGCTTGAATGATGTTTTCTCGGGTACGGTAAATTCACCCTCCACTTTTAAATTGTCTTTGGGTTTTTTCACTACAGGTCGTTCACCAGACTTGTATGAAGGCTTCTCCACTTTATAAAATTCGCCTTCAGGTCTTAGGTTATCTGTAGGTTTTATTTGATCCGGCTTTTTAACAAACTCATATTCCGTTTTCTCGGTAAATATAATTTCTCCTTCCGTACGAAGGTTGTCCTTTCTAATAATTCGCTCACTTTTTTCAGCAGGTCTAAACGCAATTTTTTCTGGTACATAAATGTTTCCCTCTGATTTGAGATTATCTTGTGGTTTTTTCGGAACAGGACGTTCGGCGGGTTTATACCCAGGTTTCTCTGGCTTATAAAATTCTCCCTCAGGCCGTAGATTATCTGCATGCTTTACTTGTGACGGTCGCTCACCGTGTCTGAATTTTGGTTTATCGGGAGAATAAAATTCTCCTTCAGGCTTCAAATTATCCTCCGGACGCTTCTGTACGGGACGTTCGGCTGGTTTATACCCAGGCTTCTCTGGTGTATAAAACTCTCCCTCAGGGCGTAGATTGTCTGCATGCTTTACTTGTGATGGACGCTCTCCGGGTTGGAATTTTGGTTTATCGGGAGAATAAAATTCTCCTTCGGGCTTCAAATTATCCTCCGGACGCTTCTGTACAGGACGTTCGGCTGGTTTATACCCTGGTTTCTCTGGTGTATAAAACTCTCCTTCAGGCCGTAGGTTATCTGCATGTTTTACTTGTGATGGCCGCTCTCCGGGTTGGAATTTTGGTTTATCGGGAGAATAAAATTCTCCTTCGGGCTTCAAATTATCTTCCGGACGCTTCTGTACAGGACGTTCCGCTGGTTTATACCCAGGCTTCTCTGGTGTATAAAACTCTCCCTCAGGGCGTAGATTGTCTGCATGCTTTACTTGTGATGGACGCTCTCCGGGTTGGAATTTTGGTTTATCAGGAGAATAAAATTCTCCTTCAGGCTTCAAATTATCCTCCGGACGCTTCTGTACGGGACGTTCGGCTGGTTTATACCCAGGTTTCTCTGGTGTATAAAACTCTCCCTCAGGGCGTAGATTGTCTGCATGCTTTACTTGTGATGGACGCTCTCCTGGTTGGAATTTTGGTTTATCGGGAGAATAAAATTCTCCTTCGGGCTTCAAATTATCCTCCGGACGCTTCTGTACAGGACGTTCGGCTGGTTTATACCCAGGTTTCTCTGGTGTATAAAATTCTCCCTCAGGCCGCAGGTTATCTGCATGCTTTACTTGTGATGGCCGCTCTCCGGGTTGGAATTTTGGTTTATCGGGAGAATAAAATTCTCCTTCAGGCTTCAAATTATCCTCCGGACGCTTCTGTACGGGACGTTCGGCTGGTTTATACCCAGGTTTCTCTGGTGTATAAAACTCTCCCTCAGGGCGTAGATTGTCTGCATGCTTTACTTGTGATGGACGCTCTCCTGGTTGGAATTTTGGTTTATCGGGAGAATAAAATTCTCCTTCGGGCTTCAAATTATCCTCCGGACGCTTCTGTACAGGACGTTCGGCTGGTTTATACCCAGGTTTCTCTGGTGTATAAAATTCTCCCTCAGGCCGTAGGTTATCTGCATGCTTTACTTGTGATGGACGCTCTCCTGGTTGGAATTTTGGTTTATCGGGAGAATAAAATTCTCCTTCAGGCTTCAAATTATCCTCTGGCCGCTTCTGTGTGGGACGTTCGGCCGGTTTATACCCAGGTTTCTGTGGAGTGTAAAATTCTCCTTCTGGCCGAAGATTGTCTACATGTTTCACTTGTGACGGCCGCTCGCCAGGTtggaattttggtttttctggGGTATAAAACTCTCCTTCTGGCTTTAAATTGTCTGTAGGCTTCACTTGCTCTGGCCTGCtaacaaattcatatttttcttttgtttcgaAAGTCATTTCACCTTCAGTGCGTAAGTTATCCTTCCTAATAATACGTTCGACTTTTTCTGCTGGCCTATAACCAGGCTTTCCAGGTGTGTAAAACTCGCCCTCAGGACGTAAGTTATCTTTTGGCTTCTTCTGAGTAGGTCGTTCGGCGGGTATGTAATCGGATTTTTCTGGAGAATAAAACTCGCCTTCTGTTCGAAGATTATCTTCAGGCTTCTTTTGTATTGGACGCTCTGCGGGCCTATAACTTGTTTTCTCAGGTATATAAAACTCACCTTCAGGCTTTAAGTTATCTTCGCGTCTAATAACTAACGGAGTCTCAGCTGCCTGATATTTTGGTTTTTCGGGAGTATAGAAATCACCCTCGGGTTTGAGATTATCAGTGGGTTTAATCTGATCAGGTCTAATGACAAACGTATATTCttcttttctttcaaaattcatttcacCTTCTGAGCGGAGATTGTCTTTCCTTATAATACGTTCAACCTTTTCAGCCGGTTTGTATACTAACTTCTCTGGTACTGTAAACGCACCTTCGGGTCTCAAGTTATCCTCAGGTTTAATTTGAGAAGGTCGTTCTGAAACTTGATACATTGGCTTTTCTGGAGTGTAAAATTCTCCCTCTGGTTTGAGGTTATCAATAGGTTTGACTTGCTCAGGTCTATTAACAAATTGATAATCTTCTTTTACTTCAAATATCATCTCCCCTTCAGTTCGCAAGTTATCTTTTCTTATTATTCGTTCTGTTCTTTCAGCTGGAGTGTAAGTGGTTTTCTCTGGAACAGTGAACTCTCCTTCAGGTCGTAAATTATCAAGAGGTTTTTTTTGAGTTGGCCTCTCCGCCGGCCGGTAACCAGGTTTTTCGGGTGTATAAAATTCACCTTCTGGTTTAAGGTTGTCTTCATGCTTGACTGGAGAAGGCCGATCTGCTGgaacaaaatcgactttttgtGGTTTATAAAACTCCCCGTCCGGTTTCAAATTATCTTCCCGTCTAATAATCAATGGCTTTTCGGCTGGCTGATACTTCGATTTTTCCGGAGCGTAGAATTCGCCTTCCGGTTTTAGATTATCAGTGGGTTTCAATTGCTCTGGCCTAACAACAAACTGATATTCTTCCTTCGTTTCAAAAGTCATCTCACCTTCTGAGCGCAAGTTATCCTTTCTAACAATACGTTCGACTTTTTCCGCTGGTTGGTAAGGTGTTTTCTGCGGAATAGTGAATTCACCTTCTGGTCTTAAATTGTCCTCAGGTTTCTTTGCAATAGGTCGGTCAGCGGACTGGTAGTCTGGTTTATCAGGAGCATAAAACTCTCCCTCCTGTCTCAAATTGTCTTGGGGTTTTTTCTGAGTTGGGCGTTCCGCAGGTTCAAAACCAGGTTTCTCGGGTGTATAGAATTCACCCTCCGGTTTTAAATTATCCTTATGTCGAATTTGCACTGGCTTTTCAGCAGGTTGGTATTTTGGTTTTTCTGGGGTATAGAATTCTCCTTCCGGTCTAAGATTATCTACCGGTTTGACTTGCTCTGGTCTATTTACAAATTGATATTCttctttcttttcaaaaataatttcccCTTCTGAGCGCAAGTTGTCTTTCCTTACTACACGAACAGTTTTTTCGGCgggtttatatatttctttttcggGAATCATGAACTCGCCTTCCGGTCTTAAGTTATCTTCAGGTTTCAATTGAGTAGGTCTTTCAGCAGCCTTAAATTCCTGCTTGTCTGGTACATAAAACTCACCTTCTGGACGCAAATTATCTTCTGGCCGCTTTTGAATTGGACGCTCTGCTGGTGTGAAACCTGGTTTTTGTGGAGTATAGAATTCGCCTTCGGGTTTTAAGTTATCTTCGTGTCTGATTTGTAAAGGTTTTTCAGCTGGCTTATATATTGATTTCTCTGGAGCATAAAACTCGCCTTCTGGCTTTAGATTATCAGTGGGTTTCACTTGATTGGGCCTAATAACAAACTGATATTCTTCTTTTGTTTCGAATGTCATTTCACCTTCTGTGCGTAAATTGTCCTTTCTAATAACACGTTCAATTTTTTCAGCAGGTTTATACATTTCTTTTTCCGGAACAAGAAACTCGCCTTCAGGTTTCAAATTATCTATAGGTTTCTTTTGCGTTGGACGTTCGGCGGGTTGATAAGTGGGTTTCTCGTGTTTATAGAACTCCCCTTCTGGTTTCAAATTGTCTTCTGGGCGTTTCTGAGTTGGACGTTCTGCTGGCCTATATCCAGGTTTTTCTGGAGTGTAAAATTCTCCCTCAGGGCGAAGGTTGTCCTCTGGTCTAACTTGTGTAGGACGTTCTCCTGGTTGAAACTTTGTTTTCTCTGGTGAATAGAAATCACCTTCTGGCTTCAAATTATCTTCCGGCCGTTTCTGAGTTGGACGTTCTGCTGGTCTAAATCCGGGCTTCTCAGGAGTGTAAAATTCGCCTTCGGGTCGCAAATTGTCAGCATGTCGTACTTGAGTGGGACGCTCTCCAGGTTGGAACTTAGGTTTCTCTGGTGAATAGAAATCACCTTCTGGCTTCAAATTATCCTCTGGCCGTTTCTGAGTTGGACGTTCTGCTGGCCTAAATCCAGTTTTTTCTGGAGTGTAAAATTCACCCTCAGGCCTAAGGTTGTCCTCTGGTCTAACTTGTGTGGGACGTTCTCCTGGTTGGAACTTTGTCTTCTCTGGTGTATAGAACTCGCCTTCTGGTCTCAAATTATCTTCCGGTTTCTTCTGAACTGGACGTTCAGCGGGTCTAAATCCAGGTTTTTCGGGAGTGTAAAATTCACCCTCAGGCCTAAGGTTGTCCTCTGGTCTAACTTGTGTGGGACGTTCTCCTGGTTGGAACTTTGTCTTCTCTGGTGTATAGAACTCGCCTTCTGGTCTCAAATTATCTTCTGGCTTCTTTTGAGTTGGACGTTCAGCTGGTCTAAATCCGGGCTTCTCAGGAGTGTAAAATTCGCCTTCGGGTTTCAAATTATCAGCATGTCGTACTTGTGTGGGGCGCTCTCCAGGTTGGAACTTTGGTTTCTCTGGTGAATAGAAATCACCTTCTGGTTTCAAATTATCCTCTGGCCGTTTCTGAGTTGGACGTTCTGCTGGCCTATATCCAGGTTTTTCTGGAGTGTAAAATTCACCCTCAGGCCGAAGGTTGTCCTCTGGTCTAACTTGTGTAGGACGTTCTCCTGGTTgaaactttgttttttctggTGCATAAAACTCTCCTTCTGGTCTCAAATTATCTTCTGGCTTCTTTTGAGTTGGACGTTCAGCTGGTCTAAATCCGGGCTTCTCAGGAGTGTAAAATTCGCCTTCGGGTCGCAAATTATCAGCATGTCGTACTTGAGTGGGACGCTCTCCAGGTTGGAACTTAGGTTTCTCTGGTGAATAGAAATCACCTTCTGGCTTCAAATTATCCTCTGGCCGTTTCTGAGTTGGACGTTCTGCTGGCCTAAATCCAGTTTTTTCTGGAGTGTAAAATTCACCCTCAGGCCTAAGGTTGTCCTCTGGTCTAACTTGTGTGGGACGTTCTCCTGGTTGGAACTTTGTCTTCTCTGGTGTATAGAACTCGCCTTCTGGTCTCAAATTATCTTCCGGTTTCTTCTGAACTGGACGTTCAGCGGGTCTAAATCCAGGTTTTTCGGGAGTGTAAAATTCACCCTCAGGCCTAAGGTTGTCCTCTGGTCTAACTTGTGTGGGACGTTCTCCTGGTTGGAACTTTGTCTTCTCTGGTGTATAGAACTCGCCTTCTGGTCTCAAATTATCTTCTGGTTTCTTTTGAGTTGGACGTTCAGCTGGTCTAAATCCGGGCTTCTCAGGAGTGTAAAATTCGCCTTCGGGTTTCAAATTATCAGCATGTCGTACTTGTGTGGGGCGCTCTCCAGGTTGGAACTTTGGTTTCTCTGGTGAATAGAAATCACCTTCTGGTTTCAAATTATCCTCTGGCCGTTTCTGAGTTGGACGTTCTGCTGGCCTATATCCAGGTTTTTCTGGAGTGTAAAATTCACCCTCAGGCCGAAGGTTGTCCTCTGGTCTAACTTGTGTAGGACGTTCTCCTGGTTgaaactttgttttttctggTGCATAAAACTCTCCTTCTGGTCTCAAATTATCTTCTGGCTTCTTTTGAGTTGGACGTTCAGCTGGTCTAAATCCGGGCTTCTCAGGAGTGTAAAATTCGCCTTCGGGTCGCAAATTATCAGCATGTCGTACTTGTGTGGGACGCTCTCCAGGTTGGAACTTTGGTTTCTCTGGTGAATAGAAATCACCTTCTGGTTTCAAATTGTCTTCTGGCTTCTTTTGAGTTGGACGTTCAGCGGGTCTAAACCCATGTTTTTCAGGAGTGTAAAACTCACCCTCAGGCCGAAGGTTGTCCTCTGGTCTAACTTGTGTGGGACGTTCCCCTGGTTgaaactttgttttttctggTGCATAAAACTCTCCTTCTGGTCTCAAATTATCTTCTGGCTTCTTTTGAGTTGGACGTTCAGCTGGTCTAAATCCGGGCTTCTCAGGAGTGTAAAATTCGCCTTCGGGTTTCAAATTATCAGCATGTCGTACTTGTGTGGGGCGCTCTCCAGGTTGGAACTTTGGTTTCTCTGGTGAATAGAAATCACCTTCTGGTTTCAAATTATCCTCTGGCCGTTTCTGAGTTGGACGTTCTGCTGGCCTATATCCAGGTTTTTCTGGAGTGTAAAATTCACCCTCAGGCCGAAGGTTGTCCTCTGGTCTAACTTGTGTAGGACGTTCTCCTGGTTgaaactttgttttttctggTGCATAAAACTCTCCTTCTGGTCTCAAATTATCTTCTGGCTTCTTTTGAGTTGGACGTTCAGCTGGTCTAAATCCGGGCTTCTCAGGAGTGTAAAATTCGCCTTCGGGTCGCAAATTATCAGCATGTCGTACTTGTGTGGGACGCTCTCCAGGTTGGAACTTTGGTTTCTCTGGTGAATAGAAATCACCTTCTGGTTTCAAATTGTCTTCTGGCTTCTTTTGAGTTGGACGTTCAGCGGGTCTAAACCCATGTTTTTCAGGAGTGTAAAACTCACCCTCAGGCCGAAGGTTGTCCTCTGGTCTAACTTGTGTGGGACGTTCCCCTGGTTgaaactttgttttttctggTGCATAAAACTCTCCTTCTGGTCTCAAATTATCTTCTGGCTTCTTTTGAGTTGGACGTTCAGCTGGTCTAAATCCGGGCTTCTCAGGAGTGTAAAATTCACCCTCAGGCCTAAGGTTGTCCTCTGGTCTAACTTGTGTAGGACGTTCTCCTGGTTGATACTTTGATTTTTCTGGTGTATAGAACTCGCCTTCTGGTCTCAAATTATCTTCTGGCTTCTTTTGAGTTGGACGTTCAGCTGGTCTAAATCCGGGCTTCTCAGGAGTGTAAAATTCGCCTTCGGGTCGCAAGTTGTCAGCATGTCTAACTTGTGTGGGACGCTCTCCAGGTTGGAACTTTGGTTTCTCTGGTGAATAGAACTCGCCTTCTGGTCTCAAATTATCTTCTGGCTTTTTCTGAGTTGGACGTTCAGCTGGTCTAAACCCAGGTTTTTCAGGAGTGTAAAACTCACCCTCAGGCCTAAGGTTGTCCTCTGGTCTAACTTGTGTAGGACGTTCTCCTGGTTGGAACTTTGACTTTTCTGGTGTATAGAACTCGCCTTCTGGTCTCAAATTATCTTCTGGTTTCTTCTGAACTGGACGTTCAGCAGGCCTAAATCCAGGTTTTTCGGGAGTGTAAAATTCACCCTCAGGGCGAAGGTTGTCCCCTGGTCTAACTTGTGTTGGACGTTCTCCTGGTTGAAACTGTGCCTTTTCGGGTGTATAGAACTCGCCTTCTGGTCTCAAATTATCTTCTGGCTTCTTCTGAACTGGACGTTCAGCAGGCCTAAATCCAGGTTTTTCTGGAGTGTAAAACTCGCCTTCTGGTTGCAAATTGTCAGCATGTCTTACTTGCGTGGGACGCTCTCCTGGTTGGAATTTTATCTTCTCTGGTTTATAGAATTCTCCTTCTGGTTTCAAATTGTCTTCTGGTTTCGTTTGTGTAGGACGTTCAGCAGGTCTAAATCCGGGTTTTTCAGGCGTATAAAACTCTCCTTCCGATTTAAGATTATCAATTGGTTTGATTTGTTCCGGCCTACTCACAAATGTGTATTCTTCTTTTACGTCAAATATCATTTCTCCTTCTGTTTTGAGATTGTCTTTTCTTATTACTCGTGTTGTCTGTTCCGCTGGTGCATACGAGATCTTTTCCGGCACTATGAATTCACCTTCAGGGCGGAGATTGTCCTCTGGTTTCTTTTGTAACGGGCGTTCTGTTGATTGATAGACTGGTTTGTCGGGAGTGTAGAAATCTCCTTCCGGTTTTAGGTTgtctttatatttaatttgagtAGGTTTTTCTGCTGGAACatacgttgttttttctggcaTATAAAATTCACCTTCAGATTTGAGGTTATCAGTGGGTTTGACTGGCAGAGGCCTTATTACATATTGATATTCCTCTTTTTCCGTAAATGTCATTTCTCCTTCACTGCGCAAGTTGTCTTTTCTAATTATGCGTTCCGTTCTTTCAGCCGGTTGGAATGGAATTTTTTCGGGAACTATAAATTCTCCCTCAGGTTTCAAATTGTCCTCGGGTTTTATTAAAGTGACTTGCTCGTCAATGTCGTACAAAAGTTTTAATCGAGATTCTTCGAGATCCTTTTTAGACCAAGTGTTGGACCTTATTCGCGTTTGAGATTCGTCCAGCAAAtctattaattaacaaaaaacgcagttcttaatttaaacaaaggatatattgtatatactataGACTTTACCTATAGTCTCTATTATAGCATCCGTCTTCTTAACGCTTGAAGCACAATGGTGGCGACTGAAAtgagcatacatatatgatattttgatataaaatgcTAATTTAAAGCCAATTATAAAGAACCAACATTTCTAAAAGCTAATTATTTATATTGCTTACCCGCAAGTGCAGAT
It includes:
- the LOC126756767 gene encoding uncharacterized protein LOC126756767 isoform X24, with amino-acid sequence MVSKGSKKKQQQISVSDSKNAASTSSTTSSSSKTVVHTAGTEAASTSSSAVGVTSTSSPTWTKTSQTLQKSESAASNKSMLATTHSGTQSQLQSTLFKSSSSSSSHTESRSEQKQRRQQIEQQQQQQQEQLYEIVSDVGSIGGGQSAPIASIMSDTLKSTKASSSSSSFQQKSEYYEEISNDFSNAKIISSIDLLESDKKEPVFSVPIDVIEIVGSGSSSIGSNYNKAYLSSSQSQTGIMTSTSSSNFAHIESASSSSKVIDGGITITDMSTENSKSISSTSNTAKSGKVTSTNVEMTSSSNKFLTNDVNNSSTEVNSYTSYSTIDGKAINGATTPVIAPLITSPAKTQQTSTAFTKSTQRAIDDDSHSITSTAHSEITSQGDSTSLTETAKNLKSDVVVSGSSRQLASNVTNKSTKKSSIIEQNISEQTIEESSLKKSKSTSKKEVYDVKTKRWTELNEKTGTGATNKKQPTIERYVSRESDGTYKITYKKKIFDQRANKWKIVEEKTVDSAHDTHYPEIVDDVINTTTTTYTTKVYDTKTGEWKIVEEKSFVDSKAFVPNDIVREIEKDNTDVANITTTTEVTKIFDASLNDWRVLDEKTHTDVIERIVETPKKTIYIDEFVEIEKNVQITEDSENITNERTNTSKRKDITTNIYDEVDDVKREKLTTSDSRIRGVDKKETFGSKHTDMCICEICTCGRHHCASSVKKTDAIIETIDLLDESQTRIRSNTWSKKDLEESRLKLLYDIDEQVTLIKPEDNLKPEGEFIVPEKIPFQPAERTERIIRKDNLRSEGEMTFTEKEEYQYVIRPLPVKPTDNLKSEGEFYMPEKTTYVPAEKPTQIKYKDNLKPEGDFYTPDKPVYQSTERPLQKKPEDNLRPEGEFIVPEKISYAPAEQTTRVIRKDNLKTEGEMIFDVKEEYTFVSRPEQIKPIDNLKSEGEFYTPEKPGFRPAERPTQKKPEDNLRPEGEFYSPEKPKFQPGERPTQVRHADNLRPEGEFYTPEKPGFRPAERPTQKKPEDNLRPEGEFYTPEKSKYQPGERPTQVRPEDNLRPEGEFYTPEKPGFRPAERPTQKKPEDNLRPEGEFYAPEKTKFQPGERPTQVRPEDNLRPEGEFYTPEKHGFRPAERPTQKKPEDNLKPEGDFYSPEKPKFQPGERPTQVRHADNLRPEGEFYTPEKPGFRPAERPTQKKPEDNLRPEGEFYAPEKTKFQPGERPTQVRPEDNLRPEGEFYTPEKPGYRPAERPTQKRPEDNLKPEGDFYSPEKPKFQPGERPTQVRHADNLKPEGEFYTPEKPGFRPAERPTQKKPEDNLRPEGEFYAPEKTKFQPGERPTQVRPEDNLRPEGEFYTPEKHGFRPAERPTQKKPEDNLKPEGDFYSPEKPKFQPGERPTQVRHADNLRPEGEFYTPEKPGFRPAERPTQKKPEDNLRPEGEFYAPEKTKFQPGERPTQVRPEDNLRPEGEFYTPEKPGYRPAERPTQKRPEDNLKPEGEFYTPEKTKFQPGERPTQVRPEDNLRPEGEFYTPEKPGFRPAERPVQKKPEDNLRPEGEFYTPEKTKFQPGERPTQVRPEDNLRPEGEFYTPEKPGFRPAERPTQKKPEDNLRPEGEFYAPEKTKFQPGERPTQVRPEDNLRPEGEFYTPEKPGFRPAERPVQKKPEDNLRPEGEFYTPEKTKFQPGERPTQVRPEDNLRPEGEFYTPEKTGFRPAERPTQKRPEDNLKPEGDFYSPEKPKFQPGERPTQVRHADNLRPEGEFYTPEKPGFRPAERPTQKRPEDNLKPEGDFYSPEKTKFQPGERPTQVRPEDNLRPEGEFYTPEKPGYRPAERPTQKRPEDNLKPEGEFYKHEKPTYQPAERPTQKKPIDNLKPEGEFLVPEKEMYKPAEKIERVIRKDNLRTEGEMTFETKEEYQFVIRPNQVKPTDNLKPEGEFYAPEKSIYKPAEKPLQIRHEDNLKPEGEFYTPQKPGFTPAERPIQKRPEDNLRPEGEFYVPDKQEFKAAERPTQLKPEDNLRPEGEFMIPEKEIYKPAEKTVRVVRKDNLRSEGEIIFEKKEEYQFVNRPEQVKPVDNLRPEGEFYTPEKPKYQPAEKPVQIRHKDNLKPEGEFYTPEKPGFEPAERPTQKKPQDNLRQEGEFYAPDKPDYQSADRPIAKKPEDNLRPEGEFTIPQKTPYQPAEKVERIVRKDNLRSEGEMTFETKEEYQFVVRPEQLKPTDNLKPEGEFYAPEKSKYQPAEKPLIIRREDNLKPDGEFYKPQKVDFVPADRPSPVKHEDNLKPEGEFYTPEKPGYRPAERPTQKKPLDNLRPEGEFTVPEKTTYTPAERTERIIRKDNLRTEGEMIFEVKEDYQFVNRPEQVKPIDNLKPEGEFYTPEKPMYQVSERPSQIKPEDNLRPEGAFTVPEKLVYKPAEKVERIIRKDNLRSEGEMNFERKEEYTFVIRPDQIKPTDNLKPEGDFYTPEKPKYQAAETPLVIRREDNLKPEGEFYIPEKTSYRPAERPIQKKPEDNLRTEGEFYSPEKSDYIPAERPTQKKPKDNLRPEGEFYTPGKPGYRPAEKVERIIRKDNLRTEGEMTFETKEKYEFVSRPEQVKPTDNLKPEGEFYTPEKPKFQPGERPSQVKHVDNLRPEGEFYTPQKPGYKPAERPTQKRPEDNLKPEGEFYSPDKPKFQPGERPSQVKHADNLRPEGEFYTPEKPGYKPAERPVQKRPEDNLKPEGEFYSPDKPKFQPGERPSQVKHADNLRPEGEFYTPEKPGYKPAERPVQKRPEDNLKPEGEFYSPDKPKFQPGERPSQVKHADNLRPEGEFYTPEKPGYKPAERPVQKRPEDNLKPEGEFYSPDKPKFQPGERPSQVKHADNLRPEGEFYTPEKPGYKPAERPVQKRPEDNLKPEGEFYSPDKPKFQPGERPSQVKHADNLRPEGEFYTPEKPGYKPAERPVQKRPEDNLKPEGEFYSPDKPKFQPGERPSQVKHADNLRPEGEFYTPEKPGYKPAERPVQKRPEDNLKPEGEFYSPDKPKFQPGERPSQVKHADNLRPEGEFYTPEKPGYKPAERPVQKRPEDNLKPEGEFYSPDKPKFRHGERPSQVKHADNLRPEGEFYKPEKPGYKPAERPVPKKPQDNLKSEGNIYVPEKIAFRPAEKSERIIRKDNLRTEGEIIFTEKTEYEFVKKPDQIKPTDNLRPEGEFYKVEKPSYKSGERPVVKKPKDNLKVEGEFTVPEKTSFKPAEKTKRIVRKDNLHMEGEMTFAEKNQYQYVNRPEKVVPSDNLRTEGEFYTPDKPGFKPAEKVRRVIHKDNLRMEGEMTFTETEKHVGVKRPDKIVPRNNLKPEGTFYSKEKQQYQPAERPKQVKPEDNLRPEGHMYISSTDRTDSKLLKTATEKVVVKRPVDNLKLEGTLQVSRRDDYNEKQSSRLDSTKVVQKAVRSKYSHNKSSITLGEDNAILKTTNQMNFVSGKQAIPAANVSSDKPVDGLVVVSTKKVTTVIGGRVKKEPETEYVKRQERVNVIENVAKTNNVKNIVNVENKHDEAISMTENRIRKENKMIDTRMNASSHESSSAQFKTSKIGNTSERVLSSTTMGEVTGQTHSTQCKFGEMQSASAKLNAAGSAKFMSDQTHTTQQKSTAVESCSSKTKSSSSAATVSKHFHHRRSDFTADTNVTNSVFHRKSISNDSNQIGSLTSNGKIHRKSILNLHEEPSSSVFPSERQSYSSIHRQSREQQDNNNSFLVSERRHFNTLSQSQSRDQTSKSCNVHKTSSSSGIEFPSYSKHSERTVSRRNVNQSSISLGIDGASSTTLYRSEYKTVPSTTCAIHKIKEGAFQHTRNTNEHKFFKTVKN